TCAAATTCGGTACGTTCACGTTGACGTagtttcagttgaaaaatttctaactcGAAAAAGAACTGTCTTCGAAATCAATcgtaatttgaatattttaatttcccATCGACATGACGCTATAATCACTGATCTATTGATGATACACGTAATGTAAGCGATAATTGAATGTTATGATAACACTGCATAAAATTAAAGCAACGGAAAAGAAACAAAATCCCCTAGCGGCCAAACTTCGAAACTCGTTTGACGATGTCGTCGAACGTCGACTCGACTCGATTGGCCACTTGTGGGGTGTTTCCTCTGCTATACATTGTTCTAAAATATAGCGAAGAAACGTGAAAAATATGATAGGAAATCCGAAATGAATAATCGTGCAATAACGCAATGAATTCTGGGAAAAAGTTCACGTTTCTTTCTCAAATAACCGTAACGGTGATTCACTTCTGCTGTGAAAATTTCTCTACGTCAACAACTTGAACGAGAGACttcagcttgaaaatttgattacgTGATAATGGGAGTCTTCGATAGATTAGTAGCATAAATTTCGAACGAAAACTTGATGATCTAGGATAAACCTGTAACGCTAGGAACCCAACTCTtcttgaaaaacagaaaaatagaatgaaaaacacacaaatcatggataataatttcatttagaTCCACATCTAAATTTTGCAGTAGGTACTAGTACTGTAGCTTGTAAAACTACGTATACAATTCTTCGGGCATCCTATACTAACACGTCAAAAGACGTAGAGGTTAATGCcaaatcgaagaaaaatttgTTCGTCAAACACGAGCTGAATTCAACGGACGTGGACAGATACATCGTACCACCCACGAAGCAAGAATAGATTAATATACCCCTCGTTCCTACACAGAAATAGCTAATCATACGAGCGATAATACTTCTAAGCCTATCGTAGGATCATTACAACAGCTGATGAATACTTACAGCGCCGAGAGATTTTAGCTTAGCTTCGTATTTCGGATACAGCGAATGATTCTTcaagacgatgaaaaatttcttagaTTTCAGCACAGCAGAtaactttttcttctttttcatgtctgaataaaaaattatttttacacatCAAACATAAAATCATCGATTTAAACATTTCAACGAAGCTAACACACGATCATAGTACGAAATTCAACGCTGTTTCACAAACGAACTTCGAATTTAGCACAACGTAAAATTGCTTTACGATCGTTTCATTCGTTCAACTCAAAATACAGATATCGCTGTAGATGAACGATTTCGTATAATATTGTGAACTGCGTAGAATGCATTACACTCGGTGTGTAATCGTAAATGGGAAAACGAATTATAATTAAGCACGATAAAGCGAATTATTTTCGTGATAGCACAACTCGAACGAAAACCTATAAAAGAagagagtaagaaaaaaatgatgcaaacgTAATCAATACCTTGAAAAAGTAAACTGTTCCACGAATAATTAGGGCGAATTGAGTCCACAGCATTCACATCTCAATCATTGCaccaaattaatcaaaattttaactatCTAACTGATAATAAAAAAAGATCTTCACTgtgcaaaaattataattttttacaatttttttccgtCAAATTGGCGGGTGTTTTTgcttttgatttcaaatttttgactttttgagaaattcaaaatttgataaaaatgataccGTTTAATTTGTGACTCAGCTGATAGAGAGCGCTGCTGAAAAACAGAAaacgagtttttatttttttttcttctggatCCTGGatcctttgactatatatacatggactgctatctcctattgttgttgaacgggaatcgtgaagccaaagcaatggaggtacttaatcgggacatgggctctgagcatgcgcgagatttcgttgcaacgagcagtgcggttgttggaacgtaggagggtgtCCGTCGCTGGTGATTGGAAGGTGTGAGCGCGGTTcggattcctgcgcgcgcatgaaaattcccgatgctccgATTAAGTACCTCcattacttcggcttcatcggtgacaatgaagatagcagtccatgtatatatagtcaaagccTGGATCAGGTTTGGCCTTTAGCCTTCAGTATGGAAACTTGAACGTcttgaataaataattaatttcagttCATAGTTAGGAGGACTGTGAAGTATGATGATTGTCACCTCATTCATGTAATTCCTATTTCCCTTCAAAGTATTCAATAGTTTAAACTTTAAAGTAGTTGAACACAGAGCCCAGAGGCAACAGGCAAACAACAACTAACAACTCAACTCTTCAATCATCTCCCTGATCTCCCACATcatttcttctcatttttctttcaataatcGACGAACGACGAAGTCATGTACTCCCGGACCTTTCCAAATTActtcgcaaaaaattaaaaaatctgatagaatcagaaattgccaaattactaaaatcaacaacaaaacgCACAAGATCGAAAAATACtcttcatgaaatttcaaggtgTCTACCGGAATTTATTGTCCGAAAATCACTAACTtaccttttcagttttcactaccttccaaaaaaaattactgcctttcaaaatacttccccccccctcccaacaaaaccgatttttcttcttttttggttTGCACTTTGTAATGTTTTACATTAGAGTAAGTACACGtttccatcaattttataaCCATTGCTACATTTATTCAAGTTGTTACAATTTCTCATGTGTACGAGTACacgttaaaaatacaaaatgagcgaactcgaaaaattagcaaatcaactatttcgagaataaaattctttcaaatatgaaagatgaagtattttttttaatttttagcagtgatttttcaTGGTGTCTACTGTctagtccaacaaaattttaaaatacaaaaaagcaggactttagcaggacatttgggatttttcaaaaggaggaggaggtggacaagccaaaattttacattaaaatttttcgcttttccaatgtcttcaaagttcaaacatcccaagatttttttcaagcaagccgATGTCGAGAATattattttgtcatttcaatttttgatttcattttcacctttcAGGTTCTTGATACTGCAataaaattgggcgaataaaaaacttttttcaaaatgaaaaattttaaaaaaaataatagaaagtttgaacaacatttggaaaaatatacaaatttttcgaaaaagctaatcagtattttgaggggtataCAAACGAATTGTTTTCTTGGGTGATGaatgaagaagtttattatttttgtttcaaaactttaaaacttgaatgattatttttttttaaaattcaaacttgaaaaaaaagcaaacgagcccaaGTGAAGCGAGAccaaaaaagctttcaaaaattcatgtttcaagaagtgaaaaaaaggttttttaaTGGAGGTAAGAgagtatatttttgatttaaacttcgaacatttcttgaatttgaacaataagttttttataTGTATCGAAAAAAAGAGCGAATAGCCCgagcaaaagttttcgaaaatatgtaattcaagttttaaataattcaacaaaggagccattttctacaaaatttttctagtgtgaaaaatcggattttccccttttcctcattttttattaccttttaagcaaaattgctgaaaatcgctactttttcactacttttactaccgactttcaaaatcactaccttcactacctggtagacaccctgaatttgaatttcaaatttggagcAGATCAgaatcagaaatgaaaaaactgtaTAACCTTTATTCCTACTCCACCTTTACATCTTCACAGTCAGTTCATTAACCTATATCTATAGTTGAGTCTCGCAGGCCATCaaataaaattctttttcacGAATACGACATTAAAAACAATTGCAATAAGAAACTTTATTCTACAGCACAAATTTGTAAACctatgtacaaaaaaatcaaaaaaaaaaaaaaaaaaaaacattccactTTGAACTTAACGAGATGAGATCGAAATTAAAGATAACTCATAATGTGAGAAATGAAACAGTAAATCTCTTCCCTTAAAACGATCAAATGAGATAAACTTCTTACATTTCTATCAATAATATTTGCTCATTACACAATATAATAAACGATATAAGATAcgggcgagaaaaaaaaactaggtgaAATACAATTGAAAATATGCCTCAAAAGGAATGGGAGATCAATTCGATTACTGAATGATACTTAAACGGTACATTGACAGCGGTTCGTATTCTTTCGGATAAATAAATGTTTAAGTACAAATGCGTTCAAATTACAAACACGCAGTCGGATGATATTCGACAAACTAGAAATAATAGAATAAACACTATAATATGCAAgatagatagaaaaaaattgtcatttaaaTACATAGTacaatatctaaaaaaaaaagaaaatcaactttgtaAAAACGATTCCACTTGTATTAAACAATCTTTGGTATATTGGACACTTGCAAATATACATTTGTGCGTACCTAACCCGACTAATTCAGCCTTAATGGAATTTTCACTTCTGTTGATACAATAACATAACACAGCATACGTAACTCATGCGTCGATAGTGTACAAGATCTATTTCGAATTTCTATATTTATCGTGATAATGAGCGCGTTTTCCTCTTCCATCGTTTTCTCTACGTTTTGTGCGATTTTCTTTCTTCATAGGGTGAAAATTCTTATCTCTGGTTTTGAATAAGAATTCTTCGACCGATCGATCGTACATATGTTTGTTAGGCGGCATCGGCGTTAATTTAGGGAAATGCGAGAAAGCTGGAAGAGGATCGTAATAACGAGGCATCACTGGAGGTTGAGGTAACGGCAGATGAGCAAACGGTGACGAAAACATGTCTGAGGAGGGATGAGGCGGAGGTAGAAAAGGTACCGGTAGCGGAGGTCTTAAAGAATGATTGAATCGTTTTACATAAGACTCGATCGAGGTCATCACTCTACCACGTAATGGCGCTTTGTTCTGCATATCGTGGAAGTTTTTAGGTATGGTTATTGGTCTGGTTTTGTAATGTTTGATAATACGATTATCGTCTCGAGTACGATGCAACATGCCTTTTTTATCGCGtagaaatttatgattttgtaACATCTTCGATCGAACCTTAGACGTATATATCGATTTGATAGAATCCGATCCACGTTTATTTTTCGCCTCGTCTTTGGATTTCCTCAGAATAGGCGCCAGGTCGATATCGTCGTCTTTGGGAAACAAACGACACAGCTTTTCACCAACTCGAGGCTCGACTTCTTGACCATCGCGAGCGATTTTCACAGGTTTATTGCAATTCCACGGATTATACAACGTAGTCGTAAAACTGAAGGGTAAATCGTTTCGACAAATCCAATCGATGCGAAAAGTACCTTTTAATAAGTTAGGAGTCAGTTCTGCCGGTACAATCCAAGGCACCGGAGAAATACTGCGATCTACACCGGTCGCTAATCTAGCAAATCCGGAAAATTTTCCACTCTCTTTGGCAGAAAATATCAATATCACGTTTTCGGAGCTGCGAAAAGCTTCGGAAAGTTTCACCTGATTTTGAGGTAAAGTCGCCCAAACTCCTTTGACTTTGGATAGCGCGATGTTCTCAGCGTTGCTACTCTTGATTATGAAAAATCGAGCGTCGCGaaacaaataattcaatttgcCGATATATTCGCTGGAATTCCTTTTCAGCGGAGAGATCGAATCGGGTTTTCTGTGTTTTTCTTGAAACGAATTCACTTGAGATGAAACGGTTTTATCGTGTCTTTTACGTTTCACGTCGAATGATTTGGAACTACAAGCGTCGTCGCCACTTTCCGAATCACTGGTCAACGTAGAGCCCACTTCACTTCTGGTATCGTACCTgataacaaaataatttcagtcAAATAAGTCATCGGTCTAATGAATAATTCGACAACGTTAGCGGATCTTTGAACTCTTACCCTTGCATGTCATCGTCCGATTTTGCATTTTCTGACATATCCTTATCAATAGATTCGTTCTCATTCTTCATAGAAGACACCTCATCTAAGTCGTTATCAAAAGAACGATCGATACTGCGTAAATCTTCGTGATCGGCGGTGACTTCTTCAGAATCATCTTCTTTTTCTTGTTTGATCTCCGTCAAGAGCGGCGTTTGATTTTCTTCGTCCATCATGGTGTTTTATCAGTAACCTGATGAAGCGTTCAATCACTGCGCTTTTACTATCACACAAAAGCAAACAATTACAGTATCTGATCGGAAACGAATATAACCGAACACCGATATACATAAAATGTGTATTAATAcgcaaaaaaacttgaaagttacCAGTTTATTTACCTACGTATGAACTTACTTTCCACGAGATCAACTATCTATCTTGAGAAAAGAACATTTGAAAGCAATTCGTTATTTATATGTAACCATAATTAGAGCTCAAACTGATGTTGGTAGCTTTTCCAAGTAAGTTACTGAGGTCGAATAACAAACACATACTCACCATTCAGAGTATTCGAGGAAATTTATCAATAACATATAACACCGACGTCATTTCAGCAAttatatattaaaaaaataattggtgAAACACCACGATCCACCATAAACACGATGGGCAGTGAAATGAAGTCCATTCCATTGAGTAGGTACAGGGAGACGgcacaaattattcaaaaaaaaaacatcgtttacGTTATACCTATTTCacgtgaattttcaacaaatttgtaCACACAACAGTTACGTTTAGTAgtctttaaaaagttcaatgcGTAAATTCGGTTCAtgttttgacgaaaaataaacaacaaaatTGTAGGCCGAAGAGAACTATCGTGTAGATCAACTATCGAGAATACAGGCATTTATAAGTTCGtaaatacattatttttcatattttcaaagtcCAGCTTTCTGGTTCTTCTGACAAAGCATCACCTTCACTTACCAATATCATTTAAAAAACGAATCTTCACAGCAACAGGAAAATGATGAACAAAAATAATTACGCTGATAAAGAACACAACGAGCAGAGATTTTCCATGGAGGTTGTCCACTTGCAGAAGGTGTATTTGTGAACACTGAATTCAGCTGTATCCGAATTAATTGGCGAAAACAAAACTGCACAATTTATTACAACAAAAAGAACATAAAATTATGACATTTTCTGCCGATTACGGAATAATCACTTTTCACTTCAGTTTTCGCAACAAACAACGAAAgtctgcaaaaattttatacgaGCTGCGTTGCCAAATTTCCACAACAATGGCTATAGATTTTTTCACAGCTAAAAAGATCAACTCGTTTGCTTTTATTTGTGTGTTCATCTGTGAAGTGATGGTAATTTACGCGCGTCTAGAGTCTGACGGGCTACGAAACGTTCCCGCCAATCACAGCGCAGAGGGACGGTTCTATGgacttgcaaattttttcagtttttatttttcgttgaaaatacgATATAATAAAGAGCTTTTTCGATTTTActaattaaaacagaaaattaaacgacttttttcttcaaattggttGGTAATCTAATCTTTAACCTACGTACGACAGTACTGTAACTTTACATTTACAACTTTACTGAATGAATACCAAATAGGAAAAGTCattcttgttttcatttcaaatccatCATAATTTATGATAATTACATCAATAAAAGCAATCGAGATCGAtaacttcaaaaagaaatactttGCAGTTGGAGCCAGTGAAAATGAATGTACAGATACATACAGATAGCTAGCTGCATAACTAGCGTGAGCCTACGTACTTATCTCTAGACTCTATCTATTATTAGATACCAGATTTTActcattgattttcatttttctccgcTGAAATGTCAAGTATTGAATTTACTGATGAGATCTTATTACtttgtaaaaatagtaaaaatacatCGAGTGTGTGATAAACTGATAGTTCTTTCTTATCAGATTACTTCATTCTTGCCAGGGAATGCCGGTGCTGAATGATAAAGTTAATCTGAATAGCTACCTAGGACTTGTACGTACTTTATTTCTGCATTGCGACagtgttttatttaaaataatatgcaaAACGTCAATATTGTGAGAATGAAAACAACACTTGAACGTCAGTGATAACGGTGATAAACATAACGCTGCGCTGTGATTGGCGGGAACGTTTCGTAGCCCGTCTGACTCTAGACGCGCGTTGGAAATTTCCCTCCCACTTGAcaaatttcaaccaatcaaaattattgtatttaaaaaaaaaaaaactaaaaatacaaTAGACGATGAGGACTGATAAAAGTTATTtatatttaccaatttttcaccgattttgaaaaattaaaaattgatcgattactcgtgttttaaacagttttgcTGTCGAAAAGTTACATTCGAAATTGAGACCCTATTCCATCAATTGTAAATATAATGTAATTCATagtgaatattttcttttactGTTGCTTTCTTTCTTGAACTTTCAACATGTACCATGATCTCCTACTAAACATCATTGTTTAAAAGACCCCCAACAtggattttttacttttcgaactTGGTGAGCATTGATAAACGTTGCATGTGCTTCAATAACCACGAGCTTTCCATCTATCTATTGAATTAATTGTGTTTACTTATTTTATAGATTAGGGATGACTCGTACTTGATATGGCGTTCCTTGAAAGagcatttctttttttgacaattagtTTAATTCGTAAGTAATACCATCTCTTTTTGAATACCTCACTACAGTTCCAATTCATTGAGACTCTTGATTTTCGATGTTATACAGGAAATCACGTATCATGCAGTGTTGACGGATACGACAGCGTGATCAAATGCGAATTTTACGATGAAAAAGTTTGTATGGATCCGGAGAATAATTGTAGTTCTACTATAAGTGACGATCTGTGAGTAAACTCATCATCACTTTCCAGTCATCAATATGTATCAATCTATACCCATATTTATTTTGCAGCGAGGAAGATAATGCAGAAGGCGAAAAAATCAACGAATGCGAACCGGGCAAAGAAAATTATTGCTTCGCACTGTGGTCGAACGACTCTCATGGACGAATTACCGTTAAAAAGAAGGTAAAGTTCTCAGCATTGAACACAATATCAATTGTATTGGTCGGATGTTTCAATTTGATGAACATTTTAAGGGCTGTTTTTCTGAAAACACAAATTGCGATAGCAAATCAAAATGTATCGGGCACCGGAAAATCGGTAATTTGATATACTGCTGCTGCGACGAAGACCTGTGTAATACCGAGTTCTATCTCGAGCCCGCTTCCCTTGAAGTAGAGGAGCCCAGTGAATATGAAAGTAAATATTTCAATGTCAAGATGATTGTTTTcttcttctgattttttttcattactaaGTCAACTGATTCCTTTTTCCAGGTGCTTCTGAATCAGTTTCATTCGTGACTCTGATACTTGTGATATTAACGTGTTCAGCAATATTTTCATTGTCATTTTATTATATTAGAAAACGTAAACTATGTTATTTCAAGGAAGTAAGTGGCGTTTAAAATGTACACGTATTCGTTAGACGTCGATATGCACTGTTCAAcgtattcatttatttttagaacCAACGTTTCGATGAAAGGTCTCAGACAGATTCGTCTCCTTCTCTAGAAAAACTACTACCGATAGAATTACTAACGGTGAAAGCCCAGGGTAGATTTGGAGAAGTATGGAAAGCTATGTataaagccaaaaatgaactagTTGCTGTCAAAATGGTCCCACCTCAGGtatggattttatttttctacaagttGAAAGTATATATTCTGAAACCCTCaagtataattttcaacatttagtTCAAACAATCATGGACTACTGAGCTGGAGGTATTCAACGCATTGCAATCGGGTCACGAGAACATACTGCAGTTTTACGGAGCTGAAAAACATTACGACGGTCCTCAACTTAAATACTGGTTGATTACAGCTTATCACGAAAGAGGTTCTTTATACGAGCACTTGAAAAATAACACCGTAACCTACGAACAAGCGTGCTCCATCTCATACACCATGGCTAGGTACATTACTTCTATTCCATCAACGTGTTTTCCTCTGTGTTTTGCTCATTTTACTAAAATTCGTTAATATCGCAGAGGTCTGGACTATCTGCACGACGAGATTATTGCCAAATTACCCGAATGTTCTAAACCTCCAATGGCTCATCGTGATTTCAAAAGTAACAATGTTCTTTTGAAGGATGATTTCAACGCCTGCATTGCTGATTTTGGTTTggcgattattttcaaaaatagtaatttCGACGACAGCAATCATGGACAGGTAACTACATCACAGtaactaaataaataataaaaaaaattctcgattgtaaattttttaaaaataggttgGTACGACGCGTTATATGGCCCCGGAAGTATTAGAAGGATCGATTAACTTCTCAACATCGTCTTTTCAACGTATAGACATGTACGCTTGTGGATTAGTTTTATGGGAAATCTTATCGCGATGTACAGCTCACGAGGTGAAAAATCGTTCCATTTCTGTATAAAATATATCATAGATCAgtcttgaaatgaatttttatattttaggaTGCCACCGCCAAATACAAATTACCTTTCGAACAAGAACTAGGTGAACATCCGACCGTCAATCAAATGTACGAATTAGTAGTTAATCAGAAAAAACGTCCCGAAATTAAAGAATCCTGGGTTAATCATCCGGTAAATATTGCAATCATCCTAGTCTTAGTCTAGGTCAGTTTTTAATTCGTTCATAAATCTGTTTTAGCTTTTATCGGGAATTTGTGAGACCATCGAAGAATGTTGGGATGCCGAATCAGAGGCTAGAATCACAGCGTCGTGTGTAGCCGAGCGATTTCATTCGCATTTACGTTCGACTATTAAATGCGAAACTGAAACTAAACTTTTACATAATATCGTATAgttaattattgtttttaaatatgttttttaaaacccTCGACCATGCATGTGTTACCttttaacacaatttttttaatgccttTATTGCCatatattttaacaaaatcCAAATCAGTATTAGATCATCACGTAATATTGCTAATGAACAATTGGACCTTAATGTTGGTTCTAGTgatatttaaaaagtaaaaccGTTATCAAGTATTTTGAACCGAAGACAATTCTATGTAGTAATTGTCCACCAGCTTAGTAATAATTCCTCGCAATCTAAggatatttttcatctttacgAAATATGAAGCCGATGAAGGCGGGTTCTGATGAAAAGTATCCTTAAATCAGGGTATCCTCTCTATGAACTTTCCACTGTCTACGTAAACGTCTTCGAAATGTAATTCATTGTTGAAGAGCTGTACTTAATAcgttttcgaatgtttttttacGACTATTTTAtataagtttattttttagtaaatatTACGTAGTTAGTTTCGTAATTGAAGTAATCTGGCTCGTGTGTATTGTTCATCTAATTAAACGAGTATTGTAAAGATGTTTTCATACTCGAAGTAATGCTGtcgaatgaaaaaccaaaattgatcCACGTTGAATAATTTCTGCAACTCAAAAAGTGAACGAatgttacgagtattttcatttAGAATCTACGTTTAATTGCCcattttcttgataatttttctgttaatttaATGCATTTCAGCATTGATAAAAGTTACCTATTAGATACCTATTTTGTTATggacattttcataaaaaatttttttgcacgaATTGAGTTCGTTTTAGTTCACACTTGGAGTATTTGAACAAATGAAAAAGTATGATTactttgaggttttttttcaatcttttaattttttaaacatagtTTTATTATATTTAACATTTATTCTATATTgtattttacccaattttactcagaaacattttgaaacaaatattttaacgttttctattttttaaatgtacaaaTTTTATATGAAACATTTGTATGGAAACTCGATAaataatcatgatttttttatagattagttttatttattttttaccaaaaatacgaTAACGCAGCAATATGAATTCCATTACATGCACGTGTGGGTATCATAGAATGCTGTTGTAGCTGAATGAATTATTCAACTCATTCGTCTCCCTCTTTCCCCTTTTTCCTTTCtcgaaaaatatcaacaaaatttcaattttaaaatttttttattcgtttaggAAGCCAGCAAGTAGCACGTATCTAATTTTATATTTGTATCTACGAGTATGTTGAAAAAGATGGACATCTCAGTTTTTTATAGAGGATTAGAAACAGCCATAAATCTACGTGAATCTGATGCCCATCTCAGAATATAATGGTTACTCATTCTTTCTAGTAACAATTCTAACATAATcaaattattttgcattaaatttgGCGGCGGATTTTCGTAGTTCCACCTGTTAAACTGGTTTTTATGCAACATATTATAAGATTGTACGCGTAAGAATAACATGTTTCAGTAATTTCATTCGTGAAACACCAAGTTTATACAGAAGCTATGGAAAATTTGATAAGAAGTAGTAATTCAACACCAGCAATCTGAGCGTAAACTCAAGTACTATTCGGTATTGTTAGATATGTAATTGATAACCTTTCGTTAAATGTTCGTTAATTCGATTGAcgttttatttgaataaaaaattactcattcgACCATGTAGATTGGATTTTGAACTTTCGTCGTTAAGATTTCATCAAACATTTATCTTTCGTACTACTTTCTGCCAGCTTAATTTGCGAACAAAATATGCTGtataatttgaaatgattttcaaattgatattaATCCTGTGTGCACAACAATATGTCCTGTCTAGTACTGGAAAACCTCATATTATAACGATTATTGCTGATGATTTGGTGAGTTTGAAGCATATTAAACTAGGTACTTTattcatgttgaaattttaatgaatcaaTTAAGAAAATATTGATCAGATCAATAACCATGATGAAATTAATCCCGTTTAAAGTAATCATTCAAGAATAAGATAATTCATATTCCTGCCTGTTTCAGGGATGGAATGACGTCGGATTTCATGGATCGGATCAAATACCGACTCCGAATATAGATGCTTTAGCTTATAATGGACTGATTTTAAACCGGCATTATACTCAACCCACATGTACACCTTCTAGAGCAGCTTTAATGACTGGAAAATATCCAATAAGATTAGGTAGGTTAGattataaattttcagctgccgaagttgattacaacgcttTCTGGAggagcgatttgaaatcgctggagaaaagtcaacttttgctggaggcaaTAGATCGGTCCAATAATGGTGGTAATCAATTTGGGGAGTTCACTACAGGGGGTCGGCaaagttttgagcaatttgtcgcaaaaattgtcgattttggatttttttcaaatttgagatttttcaacactcGTAACCTCGGATTTTCGAATCAACAATCCTATTAATTGGGAATACCGAACTTATGATAGGATGAAATTTCCAACTGCCTAAGTTGAATTGCTGGAGAAGTCaacttctgctggaggctccagatcgattCGAGGGACGACTTTATGATGCAAAccgagtttcagatttttatctgaATGTTTGTTTGCTCTTTCTGTAATCTGTACAAAATTAATATACCAAAAGAAAAGACTATTttggctattttcaaaaatgcaccaaaaatcgaaaaatcacctTCGCCAACTGAAAATTGGG
The sequence above is a segment of the Planococcus citri chromosome 3, ihPlaCitr1.1, whole genome shotgun sequence genome. Coding sequences within it:
- the Ythdc1 gene encoding YTH domain-containing protein 1 is translated as MMDEENQTPLLTEIKQEKEDDSEEVTADHEDLRSIDRSFDNDLDEVSSMKNENESIDKDMSENAKSDDDMQGYDTRSEVGSTLTSDSESGDDACSSKSFDVKRKRHDKTVSSQVNSFQEKHRKPDSISPLKRNSSEYIGKLNYLFRDARFFIIKSSNAENIALSKVKGVWATLPQNQVKLSEAFRSSENVILIFSAKESGKFSGFARLATGVDRSISPVPWIVPAELTPNLLKGTFRIDWICRNDLPFSFTTTLYNPWNCNKPVKIARDGQEVEPRVGEKLCRLFPKDDDIDLAPILRKSKDEAKNKRGSDSIKSIYTSKVRSKMLQNHKFLRDKKGMLHRTRDDNRIIKHYKTRPITIPKNFHDMQNKAPLRGRVMTSIESYVKRFNHSLRPPLPVPFLPPPHPSSDMFSSPFAHLPLPQPPVMPRYYDPLPAFSHFPKLTPMPPNKHMYDRSVEEFLFKTRDKNFHPMKKENRTKRRENDGRGKRAHYHDKYRNSK
- the LOC135840680 gene encoding activin receptor type-2B-like codes for the protein MAFLERAFLFLTISLIRNHVSCSVDGYDSVIKCEFYDEKVCMDPENNCSSTISDDLEEDNAEGEKINECEPGKENYCFALWSNDSHGRITVKKKGCFSENTNCDSKSKCIGHRKIGNLIYCCCDEDLCNTEFYLEPASLEVEEPSEYESASESVSFVTLILVILTCSAIFSLSFYYIRKRKLCYFKENQRFDERSQTDSSPSLEKLLPIELLTVKAQGRFGEVWKAMYKAKNELVAVKMVPPQFKQSWTTELEVFNALQSGHENILQFYGAEKHYDGPQLKYWLITAYHERGSLYEHLKNNTVTYEQACSISYTMARGLDYLHDEIIAKLPECSKPPMAHRDFKSNNVLLKDDFNACIADFGLAIIFKNSNFDDSNHGQVGTTRYMAPEVLEGSINFSTSSFQRIDMYACGLVLWEILSRCTAHEDATAKYKLPFEQELGEHPTVNQMYELVVNQKKRPEIKESWVNHPLLSGICETIEECWDAESEARITASCVAERFHSHLRSTIKCETETKLLHNIV